DNA sequence from the Coffea eugenioides isolate CCC68of chromosome 9, Ceug_1.0, whole genome shotgun sequence genome:
TGTATTTCAATGTGAGGTATCAATTTGCAAAATCTTTATGTCACAAGCTGTAAGATCTATAGTATGTCTTTCTCACTTAACCTATAGTCCTATCTATGCCTTATCTATTATCTTGAATGAAATTGTTCTActagcagttttttttttttttttttgtctacatAGGGGTGTCCGGATCAATCCTTACGGGCCCGATTAATCCCCTGCGGCCCGGCCAGGCGTCCCAGCCCAACCCAAGCACGATATGAAATTGTTCTACTAGTAGTTACTAGTTTAAATGTACACGTtcatattataaaaaaaaatgtacaagTTCATAAAATTTATGAATTCATCAAATGAATTCCAAAATCCAAACTAGATGAATGTTTTTTATGGAGTGAATTATTGTTTTACTTTGCTGAGTTAATTCGTAACTCCCTTAATGTCAAATTtcataagggataatttcagaaacctcctttGAGATTTGTCATAATATCACGTAgcttttttaaagtttttaaaatctcGCTTACCTTCCTTGTCAACTTGACAAGACTAAATATTTCTATCAAATGTCACAAATTGACAACATTACCCTTGCTCTCAGTAACTATTTAACCAAAAAGCCAAAACAACATAaaattttaaaaccaaaaaatgtaaattaaaaaaattgttagctAATAATGGTCCATATTTTTTTACATTGGGATCGTCTTGGAATAGCAAAGGACATGGATAAATTAAATCTAGTCAAGGTCAATCATTTAGGAGGATTTTTGTGAGTAATTAATACCTTAAATGATTTCATGCACAGTTAAGTTACAATTAAGGAGGTCAAGATATGTTTtggaaaaatatgttttaattcATAGTATAGTTTAAGTTGTATTGAAAACTAATATAATCTCTTCATAAGTGtgaatttttcaagatatttgcacattataaaaattttaatcttattttattttttattgttgttatAAATTTCATATATAGGATAACTAATATTGGAACAAaagttttatctttcttatattTCTTCCAAAGGGTTAAAATGTTACAAGAAATGTCAACCCATGGTAggtaagtgagattttaaaaatttcaaaggaaTTGAGTGATATTATAAGAAATCTCGGGGGAAgcttatgaaattatcccatttcATAAAtacttcttcttcttatttttcatttaaattcaAGGGAAGACtcttcaaattttatataaaaaaatacttTACATCATTTTCTCGAATATTACTCATAATCAACCAGATGAATTAGAtctaaataattttattaaaaaggTATCATATTTGCCAAATTTATATACAAACGATAGAATagaaattataattaattactcAATGAGGCTAtgtacaaaaaaagaaaaaaaatcttggtTTTCATGTAATTTTTCATTCTGtcatttatcattttacatttttacttgcttttttaCTTGCTATGCAATTTGAAAATCATCCCTATAAATAGAAATAGGGATATAGGATGAagagtctctctctctctcttgtctacTGTTAAAGCAGATCTAATTCATCATCTCTACAGTCGAATCCAAGCCGGAAGGAGAAAAATTTTACAGACCAATAATGGCAGCCGGAGCACCCGACCCGTTATTTGCCCTGAGGAACAACTTCTACTTAGGTGCATACCAAGCCGCCATCAACAACAGCGACGTCCCGAACCTCTCATCCGAAGAAGCCGTCGAAAGAGATTCTCTGGTTTATAGATCTTACATTGCTCTAGGCAGTTATCAGGTAATCCTAAAATTCTTCGATCTTTTTGTTCaaatttcctctttttcttttttttaggtTAGAAGCGTTCTGATTTTGATTGAAAATTTGTCGTGCAGCTTGTGATTAATGAGATCGACTCCTCAGCTGCTACTCCTCTTCAGGCCGTCAAATTGCTCGCTTCGTATTTCGCAAGCCCTGCTGACAAGGTGACCTTTTTTTTGCGCCCTCTTGAATTACCAATTTGTTTGTTACTGCAATGTTAATTATGAAAAAGGAAATGTTTTGATCTCCCTTTCTAGATTGTTGAAATGTATTCGATGTAGAGAGAATTGTTAGAATTCAATTGGAGATCTGAGATTTGGCTTATGGATCGGGGCGCTACCATAGTTAGAGCCGTTTAGGTGAATTTGCATTTCATTCGGTACTTAGATGTGGTTTTGGATACTCTTATTCTTCTGTGTTACATTGTGATAAGTGAAggactttttttttgggaattgtGATTGTGTGGAAGTGTTGGTGGACAGTTGTGATACCGGGTTTGTTCAGAGTGTACTTGTGCTTTCTACTGTGAGTGGAACTGTTTTGTGGCCTCCTACTAGCAGTAGGAAAGAAGTGTTGTGAAGCAACACTTGTGTGGTAATAAGCTAACTGTTAAATTAAAGAAGATGTTTCATTTGATAAGATATCCAAGTCGATTAACTGAAGGCTAGAAATATATATGATTTGTGATGCAATTGACACTTCTGAGAAGATATTCAGATTCTTCTAGTGAATCAAGTTTATCACTTGATGATAAATCTGATAATGTGGTTTGTGGTCATTTCTCTCTGTTGAATTGCAATAATTGTATCAGATAGAAAAGATGTACCTGGCTGGAGAAAATAAAGACCATAGGCCTGAAATGCTCATGTTATAGGTATTGGTAGATAGGAACCTCAAGACCATAGCTTATTCAAATCTGTTCATGAGATTTATGAGAAAATACCATTCACTTGTCTCAAGGCAATGGAAAGAGATGCACGTTGCTTCTGTTTCTATATCTAAATCACTAGATGCAGTTCTTGGGCAAAACTTGAAAAAATAACTGCAGAACCTAGTTtactttgatttttttgagctcATAATCTTGTTTGATTTGTTCTCACTACACAAAATTGTTCCTTGCGCTGAACTTGAATCAATTtatttggatagagtattatttgaaatattatttggaataattactgtagcactttttgtgatgtgatgtatgtgagataaaaaagtaattgggAATGTAAAAAGGTGGAttgggaaatgtgtttatgatgcaagcgaaatattatttgagatatttgtgCTATCCAAACtagtgttttgtttttttttttttcagatttaatGTTTTTAAGTTCCCAATTATAtctattttgttttccttagtgAACACTCTGTTGTTTATTTACCTTTTTCAAGTGTAATTTGATCACATTTGAGAGGGGTAGTGACTTGATGGAAATTTGTGTTGAAGAGTTATGGTATTGTTACTGTAGTATTTCAGATGTTCTTTTTGAAGGTGTAAAAGATGAAACTTTTGTGGAAAGATATTTTCTTGTGCATATTATTATCTTTTTGACAAGGAGGCTTTGAACATTTTTACTTGTAACACAATTTTTCGAAGTATTCTGATGCACTGGTCTTGAAAAAGTAAAGCCATTTTGTTTTTTCTAGTAGAGGTCCTACCTTTTCTTCCTTGTCCCCCCCTCTTCTTTCCTTGTGGGAGAAGAATGGTAAAACTGCATCAAGAATCCAGCTTTATATGTTTCATTTTGCAGAAAAACTTAGTGTTTGCACTTACATGCTAAAATTGATGGGCATGATATGATATGTTTTTCCTGTTGCTTTCTTTTTTAAGCAGAGGAAATATTTTCCAAGTATTTTACTTTCCTAAACTTTCTGTTGAACTGAATGGGTGAATAGAATTATTTAGCCAGTTTCATTTGTGTTGAACAGGAAGCAACAATCTCAAGTATTAAGGAGTGGTTGGGAGATCCAGCCATTGGGAGCAACCCTATTTTACGCCTTATTGCTGGAATCATATTCATGCATGAGGAGGACTACAATGAAGCTCTCAAACATACAAATGCTGGGGGAACTATGGAGCTGTAAGTGATTCTTGTCTTGGTTCTCGAAATCTAATTTTTCCCCTTGTAATACATATGCTTTGCAGATTCTATTATGTTTCTATCGTCAATATTATTCAAGTAGTGACCAAGCTTAATGCCTTGTGAAGAGATATACCACTTCTAGATATTTTGTTGACCTCGTGTAATTTTTATTGTGATGCTTGACGCAGTTAAGGTAACTTCGATTTCGTCATAATCTTGAATTTGTGATAATCTGTTTGGCTCACTGTTATTCTGTCTCATTTTTGCCAATGCTTATAGGTGCCTGTAAAGGTTTTCATTTAGGTTACCAGAAGTCTTTGACACTGTAGGTTTTCATGATGTGCTTACCTGTTGATCTTCAACCTTCATCTATAACTCCAAGTGTTATCACACACAATAGTTACCAGCCAGCAATATTCCATGTTTCACCACAATTGTTTTCTTAGCCATGGTTTTTGTTCTTTGGCTTGTTTACTTTATTCACAAACTTGCTTGTTCTTTTTCTGGAACCTAATTTGCCTCTTCCTTTTTAGCTTGTCATGGTGTACTGAGTGCTTTCATCTGAATGTTTACATTCAGGTAGAATTCAGGTCTTTTCATGTATAACAAATAAATCACTAAGTATTTTTATGACCATATAACTTCCTAACGTGATATCTTTTAGGTGCAATCCCTGAGATTGCAGTTTCTTGCGCAAGCCCATGCCTATGCCTCTTCCCTTTTTTACTGGTCTTTATAGTGGTAGGCTGAACAAAACTTCCTGGGTTTTCAAATCAAAGTGGCTTTTTTATGACTTGAAGCACGTCATCATTAGTGGTCTTCCTGTAAATTGTCTTGAAAATGCCCGGCATGAATCTGATTTGTGATACAGTTGAAAACCTAATCATAGCTTTTCTTGAATTAATATCAGTAGTTTCTATCAGGGTGAAATATTCTGTGTTGGTGAAGGAAGTCCCTATAGTATGAGTTAATATGTATGCTTTATGCGTTGGGTAGAGAATCATGgtgaatttttaattttttcctacATTTCCTAGATTAAtttgtctttgttttttcttttttgatagACATTGCTATGAGCAATTTTTTTGCTTGTTTGGGATGTTTCACTTTTTCTATGAACTTGCTTTTGCATTTCTTTATGCTTCATCGTATTTCTCCCCTTCCGATTAATTAGGACTGCAGAATTAAGCAGTTAGGCATACTGAAGTTTATTGGCCAATATAAACTACAAGAATTATTCATGTCTAGTGTTTTCTTCAATTAATTTGTCGTTTACttgaactcttttttttttttttttgggaaccTCGTTCTTGCCATGTGCATGTCACCATGATGCTTCATGCATACAGATATTTTGGGTGCGTGATCGTTGATGTCCTGCTTTTTCTGATGCTCTATCCTTAATTCATGGCTGTGTTCTAAGGTTCCAGCGTGGTGAGTTTGCTAGTCAATGCACATCTagcatttttttccctttgttgTGAGTGTTGCTGCTTATACTGTGATGTTGGAATCTGTTCTGAAGTCTTTATGGCGTACTTATATTTTGCATATATATAGTTTGTTTCATATCTGTGACTTGGAAGACCTGAATTATATCTAAATGTATACATGCTTGCTTTCTACAGGCATGCATTGAACGTCCAAATATTTCTTAAGATGTACAGATCAGATTATGCAGAGAAGCAATTAAGAATCATGCAACAGATTGATGAAGACCATACTCTAACTCAACTTGCAAATGCATGGATGAATATAGCCGTAGTATGTATAATTATGTCTAATGTTGTCTTGTAAACTGTACAACAATCAAATTGTTTACTTAAATAAGGTCATGTTGAGCAGGGTGGTTCAAAGATACAAGAGGCATATCTTATCTTCCAAGATTTTTCTGAGAAGTATCAGAGTACATGTCTCGTCCTGAATGGAAAGGCTGTTTGCTGCATGCACATGGGAAACTTTGATGATGCTGAGACACTGTTACTTGATGCCCTAAACAAGGCAAGCTTTAGTTTGCAGATTATCTTTTATATAGGCACTCAAGACCCCTAGGAATAAATGATAGTAATGACTTGTTCTTCTGAAGAAGGATAATAACATCTAATCTTCATCACTTTGAGTTGATGTATTTAGCATATCTCTTCGAAAAGAATCTGCTTTTCATAGATGACACCAATGTGAGATGACCGTTTCTTCACTGGTTTTGCATTTCTATGTCTTATGGTTACATTATGAAAAACATCCTTTGACATACTTGTGCCTAGTTAGTTTAACACATTTGAATTCTGGGAAGGAAGTGAGTTCCCGTTTTGCCGCCAGATGACGGGGGGTTTTTGACGATTTATGCAGGATGCAAAGGATTCTGAGACACTGGCCAATCTGGTGGTCTGCTGTCTTCACCTTGGGAAGTCTGCTTCGCGGTTCCTCAGGTAGAGTCATGATACTTTAAATAACTTTACTTGGCATACAGTAATGTGTATCTGAAGTGCTATGGTCTAAAGGGATTTCACTTGGAATCTTTTATGTTCCCTGTATTGTACTGTtatcattttcctttctttttctttgtggttccttttcttcttcaattGCTAAACAAAATAAGTGGTGCAtcaaatgacattattgaataGTCCTTAGGTTGCTATGTTAAATTTCTAGAATTTACAATATCATTTCTTCTGTAACAATAACCAAATGATAACGTACACATCCTTTGGGGTTTGCCAAAACATTTTGAGGCTTTCAAGGTACCATTTCTTGGAATAGCTCCCCACAATCCTTTTAAGATTAATGAAAATAGGCAACTTGAAGTTATAACTTGCTTGATTACAATTTCCTAACTGGTTTTAATGTTTCTATTTGTCCATATCTAAAAGAATCAGTGGCCATACGGGAGATCTGGTTACAATTGTCTGATAGGAGTCTTTATTTAGTATTAATTGGGTTACCTATGAAAGGTAGATAACTAGATGTAGTTGCAGGAGAAATGGCAGAGACTGTGAGAAAGGACGAAGAACTGATCCTTATATTTTTGAAAGCAGAAAGTTTTTAATGCTTAATTTAGGATTGGCTGCTTAGTTTTTAGAAGGGTACGATGGTTTTTTCCCTGGTTTGCAGTCTATTAGTTGAAAGTGAAAGATTGTAGAAAATTGAAGGATTCTGTCCATGTTTGATATCATTTAGCAGCTGCAAACTGCATGAAGAGAAACTATCAAATGCAGAAGAGTGAATATTAGGAGGTAGGTAGGCATCATCTCTTATGATTTAGGTCATGGACAATGACGTAGGCAAGTCTCAATAAATGTCCCTGGTGACTTGCACCAAGGTTTCTTTTTTTGACTGCTTACAAGGTTTCAGATACAGGCATGCACCGAGATAGGCGTTGATTAATCTCACATTTCTGACTCTAGTTTCTCGTCAATCACAAGTATCCATCCTATCTAAGTCAGAAAATCAGCTCATGGTGTCAAGGCCAAAAGCTCAGTATTCGCAATTACTAAACGCACTGTTGGACAATCCCTAAGAGACTAGAAAAGTTAAAACCCTCCAATTTCAATAATTTACCAAGTGCAAGAGCAAACAAGGACTCTAAAATCAAATTGTCAGAAGAGCTTTTGGTCTTGTTTGTATAGTGTTGTAGGCATATATGTGAAGTATGTGTATAGTTCTCAAAAAGAATGTATATAGTTGGTGGCCGAAGGAGAAGTTAATTTGGTTAGCAGTAATTTCAAGGCTAAGTTTCTTCATAAGATGTTCAAGAATAGATGCTTGATAGGAGTCTGCTAATAATTTCAGGGCTCTGTGCTAAGTTGGGTTTTTGTGAGATGAGATGAGTGAATATACAATACTAGAGTCTTTACATCATTTGATCTTTAATCATCTGCTGACGAGTGTTGAGTAGACGAGGATGGAGCCCTACAGGACCTGAAGCATTGGATGACTTTTGTAGTCTTGGGCTTCAATCTCACGCTCTCTTCACCCGAAATTCTCCCCTTCTTGCTCTACTTGTAGCCTTGGATTTTGACCAATTATTGATAATGAAATTGCTAGTGTCGGAAAATTGTTCTCTGTCCAAGCATGTAATGTCACCTTATTTACTTAGGGATGCCTCTATTCTGATCCATTGTGGTCTCAGTTGTCTGATTTTCGTGCCATACTTGAAAATCTGGAGATCTGAAATGTGACTGACATTACTttttaaaatctgaaatttgactGATATTCCTACTTTTTATGATTCTCATTTTCAGCCAGTTGAAGTTGTCACACCCAGATCACTTGCTTGTGAAACGGGTATCGTCTGCAGAAGATAATTTTGAGAGGGCACTTCAAACAGTTGCTTGAAAATTGCCGCATCGCCTGCTACTGCAAAACTAGTGTTGTTTCTGGTCTTTACACCATTGTCCTGGTTTTACTTCATATGAGCTAGGAAACAAACTTGGTCATTATTCTGAATTGTCCGTAATACATCGATAGTTGCGACTTCTCTCTTGAATCAGATAGTGTTTTAcatatgaaatttttttaagtggCTACAGGTTTCTTGTGTTCCATTGCCGCCATTTTGGAGATCCATGTACCGACTTTTTTTCGGAATAGATATTGCCAAGAGTTTCATTTCAGTTCGTAGTTTTCTCCTGCCTCTGCGCAGCAATTTTTGAGAAATCTGTTTCTTGGTTAAGACTCACTTAAGTTGATACCATGAAAAATAGATGAAGCAGAATTTTGTTGAAAAACATTTTTGTTCCAGTAAAACCAGACATGAGCATAGGAAGCGgtcgagttttttttttttcaaaattattgtcATACATATTTATTGCAATATTGTTGTACAAATTTGAATTTTCATACTCATGACTGATAAACTATGTTTGGAAAAACGTACTTTTCATCCTTAATGTTTGGGTGTGCGATAAATTTCATCCTCAGTTTTAGCAAGAACACATTTAATTATCAAACATTgtcaattttggttaatttaGGACAATTGGCAGAAAACTCTTAAAATTGGACGGAAAGTAGTCACATGAGAAGCATGCTGCATTAGTGAAGCATGTTCCATTAGGTAATTTATTGTAGTCAACAAAAGGAGAAAATTGAACCACtgggccaatggctcagtggccaATGGCTCAAGTTCCTCCTTGGACTGTAGGTGAAGGTTCAAATCTCACCTGCAgcaaaaaaaatctaagggttGTGGCAGAGCACTCCCTTGATTtagttgggtctgtatacccactagTTCCCTACCACAGCCTCCTTAGGCTTCCCCTCCCAGGTTATACAAATGTAGGAAGAACTTTTCTGCCATTCTCGCTGTCATCAATTGGACAATCGGCTATTCGGCTGGCTACTAGCTAAAAGATTTGGTGAAAGCGGATTGGATCCATGGAGAATCCCATTGAAGAAAAATGTCCTTATAAAAGAAGGAACTAAGTGATTGGTCACAATGAACAACCAAGAAACCTTCTTTTCGGATTGTCATCCCGCTAAGGTTTCGTTTGATAGAACTGAATCTGAATCctaaaatttaaatattaaaataattaatttgttgatttttaagtactgaaaagaaatatatgaatgtctgaattttaatgttgaaCCTATttatactatttgataaacatcTATAATTGAGTGCTTAATAAGCTAAATTGTACGATTTTGCCCTTCTATCttttcctccaaaaaaaaatagaacctatgaaataattagcttaaaattgttaggaatgaaaatgacaataattattttaaaatcaaaaattaaaataaaagatgaaatatattacgGAAAAAACAAATTTGAGTTCGG
Encoded proteins:
- the LOC113783129 gene encoding coatomer subunit epsilon-1-like, with the protein product MAAGAPDPLFALRNNFYLGAYQAAINNSDVPNLSSEEAVERDSLVYRSYIALGSYQLVINEIDSSAATPLQAVKLLASYFASPADKEATISSIKEWLGDPAIGSNPILRLIAGIIFMHEEDYNEALKHTNAGGTMELHALNVQIFLKMYRSDYAEKQLRIMQQIDEDHTLTQLANAWMNIAVGGSKIQEAYLIFQDFSEKYQSTCLVLNGKAVCCMHMGNFDDAETLLLDALNKDAKDSETLANLVVCCLHLGKSASRFLSQLKLSHPDHLLVKRVSSAEDNFERALQTVA